Proteins from a genomic interval of Helicoverpa zea isolate HzStark_Cry1AcR chromosome 31, ilHelZeax1.1, whole genome shotgun sequence:
- the LOC124645379 gene encoding microtubule-associated protein futsch-like: MKELKSIYINKKMRNELIHFKENQNPEPCHGNDNVSTIVNKIKLNKENKRKMNVHKPLPTVIYRMSSSRISKYNMQASKHFSAPQFHKRRRSALITNSYVAIPKRKKSFSSKNIVNLVLKIILRELLLAKKPLPEGKTPSEKALIQVVRAELGLPPEPKTASETANMRKAELAGIITPLEGKTPEEKEKVFKSLTAAGIPLPDGRTLSEKKLVEKVKADAAMPVGMTSEKNKKTRAKDLVTPLAGKSLELKETNSDRIYIDNVRAQFGLPPKPTTPELKGSYATLGLLEPLVEKMLQGLHSLGILIPEVRTAPEKSFICKIAKSAQKVSLTDKQRMELSSRPGTPLEEKALTQKEKIIKRLALQGTSLPEGKTSFEKKLIDMILVELGVHSELKAQAIRDKYDKAPHAGSFQPLEANTSKEKKNKRLTDKGISIPKIEGKPAPSITTVKIKKAKAAGFLTHLTGNSLEQKENILKGLPKTGLPLPQGRTPSEKVLITKIRNGLKRPDSGPEKQYCVKAADLLMPLQVKTRVQKDKNLRGRSAAGKPLLIGKSPSDTALIQKIKDDTGYMTPSPSDMYLRMAEAADLITPVKQKSRSMKEEISKDMLTQIPKGNTPSEKDIIKILRAEYPKTTQKQKRARAASIWTTLQGKTPEQKRKILKTLIKSRLPLPEPTTESEKDLIDQIRKGTGLHTEPKTISTKKYKKAQAADILQRLYHDAGIPLPKGQKPSEESMIGKIQAEPAQKTISERSKTEKESALSSPHERKILAQKEKMRIAKDEGDTNGPKKTNSEKIKSAKAEGLLSPLARKILDEKEKVITELVKHDLYIPEVKTASDKKIASKVSKIRKELSLSPEPQNLLMKKSHKNATTCLSPPVKGDVLKSQACMGISLSEGKTPSEKALIAKVKAKTQRPKVTNSEKIKGAKTADLLSPFAGKIAEKKKNCNRGLAEHDLPLPETKTPSGKKSSSKIRKELGLPPGPKSSPMKERLPKAAANGISSPLESLSLAEKKRIVTARTDYGMILDERRIVSEKLSAKISPEKLKKAKAAGLLTPLEGKTLAHKERILRGLAEARLPLPDGKTYFEKSLINKVRTELGLPPLAKTPSEVALILKAKADGLFTPLTGKTSAQKEKILQGLAAAGMPLPLGKTPSEKKVLKKIRVVAGLPPFPTPSERLGMIRKKDKRLVVTSGKLGKDNGISDEEFKETVHIKTTCDRGCGCDKKKIRFKDSFVRIRGSTPNNSYTCPCPEKRIPGVKRRSYVDNVGARVTLESADIHSKHSKIEKYNESKMKPVQIKKEEKMRSNKYKMQNHKTYDINDDIGCTLNTTSSDESLNIVSAIGTPYIDSENDLHYYSPPYERWACESKRFVDPTCIFCDPLSKLCNEPVSKNYMVADNPYHGSPYSIFVVKSERSVSLTKSSSESMDTISVMSYASSSVSSNSEHYFDYQLSNELFSNSSFETSNCSANSLSYDVDGTLRR; this comes from the coding sequence ATGAAGGAATTGAAAAGTATttacattaacaaaaaaatgcgAAATGAATTGAttcatttcaaagaaaaccAAAACCCCGAACCATGCCATGGAAATGACAACGTCAGCACAAtagttaacaaaataaaattaaacaaagaaaataaaagaaaaatgaacGTACACAAACCACTGCCAACCGTCATCTATCGCATGTCAAGTTCTCGGATATCTAAATACAATATGCAGGCTAGCAAACATTTCAGTGCACCCCAATTCCATAAAAGAAGAAGATCCGCTCTAATAACCAATAGTTATGTAGCAattccaaaaagaaaaaaatcctttAGTTCGAAAAACATAGTAaatttggttttaaaaataattttaagagaATTACTCTTGGCTAAAAAACCTTTGCCCGAAGGAAAAACACCGTCGGAAAAAGCCTTAATTCAGGTAGTCAGAGCTGAGCTTGGATTACCACCTGAACCTAAAACTGCTTCAGAAACGGCAAATATGAGAAAAGCCGAATTGGCAGGAATTATAACACCTTTAGAAGGGAAAACTcctgaagaaaaagaaaaagtttttaaatcctTAACAGCGGCGGGCATACCTCTTCCGGATGGTAGGACCCTATCTGAAAAGAAATTAGTAGAAAAAGTAAAGGCTGACGCAGCAATGCCCGTAGGTATGacatctgaaaaaaataaaaaaaccagaGCTAAAGATCTTGTCACTCCTCTTGCAGGAAAAAGCCTAGAACTAAAAGAAACAAATTCTGATAGAATATATATTGATAATGTTCGTGCTCAGTTTGGTTTACCACCTAAGCCAACAACTCCTGAATTGAAAGGCAGTTATGCTACGCTAGGACTTTTGGAGCCGTTAGTAGAAAAAATGTTACAAGGTTTACATAGCTTAGGCATACTAATACCAGAGGTACGCACCGCACCCGAAAAATCTTTTATCTGTAAAATAGCAAAAAGTGCTCAAAAAGTCTCACTAACGGATAAACAGCGCATGGAACTATCGTCGAGGCCGGGAACGCCTCTCGAAGAAAAAGCACTTACACAAAaagaaaagataataaaaagacTGGCTTTGCAAGGCACTTCTCTACCAGAAGGCAAAACctcatttgaaaaaaaacttattgatATGATACTCGTTGAACTTGGCGTACATTCTGAACTAAAAGCACAAGCAATTAGAGACAAGTATGACAAAGCACCTCATGCCGGATCTTTTCAGCCATTAGAAGCCAACActtctaaagaaaaaaaaaacaaaaggctAACAGATAAGGGGATTTCTATTCCTAAAATTGAAGGAAAACCAGCACCATCTATTACAAccgtcaaaataaaaaaagctaagGCTGCTGGATTTCTAACACATCTTACGGGAAATTCTCTAGAGCAGAAAGAAAACATACTAAAAGGATTACCTAAAACTGGCTTGCCACTTCCTCAAGGGAGGACTCCATCAGAAAAagtattaataacaaaaataaggaATGGATTGAAAAGACCCGACAGTGGTCCTGAAAAACAGTATTGTGTTAAAGCCGCTGATCTCTTGATGCCTCTACAGGTTAAAACAAGAgtacaaaaagataaaaatcttaGAGGTAGATCGGCTGCTGGAAAACCTTTACTGATTGGCAAATCACCATCAGACACAGCTCTAATACAAAAGATTAAAGATGACACTGGTTATATGACACCATCTCCATCAGACATGTATTTACGCATGGCAGAAGCTGCTGACTTAATAACTCCGGTTAAACAGAAAAGTCGTTCTATGAAAGAAGAAATATCTAAAGACATGTTGACTCAAATTCCAAAAGGTAATACACCGTCCGAgaaagatataataaaaattctgAGAGCTGAATATCCGAAAACAACACAGAAACAGAAACGTGCTAGAGCTGCAAGTATTTGGACAACTTTGCAAGGCAAAACTCcagaacaaaaaagaaaaatactcaaAACCTTAATTAAATCAAGGCTCCCATTACCAGAACCCACAACTGAATCGGAAAAAGACTTAATAGACCAAATTAGAAAGGGAACTGGACTTCACACTGAACCTAAAACTATTTCtacgaaaaaatataagaaagctCAAGCTGCTGACATATTACAACGACTATATCATGATGCTGGAATACCCTTACCTAAAGGGCAAAAACCTTCGGAGGAGTCAATGATCGGAAAAATTCAAGCTGAACCAGCACAGAAAACGATATCAGAGCGATCAAAAACAGAGAAAGAATCTGCACTGTCTTCACCACACGAGAGAAAGATACTGGCTCAAAAGGAAAAGATGAGAATTGCTAAAGATGAGGGTGATACAAACGGCCCAAAGAAAACGAATtcagaaaaaattaaaagtgctaAAGCCGAAGGCCTTTTATCACCGTTGGCTAGAAAAATACTAGATGAGAAGGAAAAAGTAATTACAGAATTGGTAAAGCATGACTTATACATTCCCGAAGTAAAAACAGCTtcagataaaaaaattgcatcaaaagtAAGTAAGATCCGTAAGGAACTTTCTTTAAGTCCAGAGCCACAAAATCTATTGATGAAAAAGAGTCATAAAAATGCCACGACATGTTTGTCTCCTCCTGTAAAAGGGGATGTGCTAAAATCACAAGCATGTATGGGTATATCTTTGTCAGAGGGAAAAACGCCATCAGAGAAAGCATTAATTGCAAAAGTAAAAGCTAAAACACAACGTCCAAAGGTCACAAATTCAGAAAAAATTAAAGGTGCTAAAACAGCAGATCTATTATCACCGTTCGCTGGAAAAATagcagagaaaaagaaaaattgtaATAGAGGATTGGCAGAGCATGACTTACCGCTTCCCGAAACAAAAACACCTTCGGGAAAAAAATCGTCATCAAAAATACGTAAGGAACTTGGCTTACCACCAGGACCAAAATCTTCACCGATGAAGGAGAGGCTGCCAAAAGCCGCTGCCAATGGAATAAGTAGTCCTTTAGAAAGTTTGTCACTGGCTGAGAAAAAACGCATTGTAACAGCCCGGACAGATTATGGTATGATTTTAGATGAAAGAAGAATTGTTTCGGAAAAATTATCGGCAAAAATATCACCCGAGAAATTAAAGAAAGCAAAAGCTGCGGGTCTACTTACGCCACTAGAAGGTAAAACGCTGGCGCACAAGGAAAGGATACTCAGAGGTCTTGCTGAAGCTCGTCTACCTTTGCCGGATggtaaaacatattttgaaaaatctctTATTAACAAAGTGCGAACTGAGCTCGGACTGCCTCCACTTGCAAAGACGCCATCAGAAGTAGCTTTAATACTTAAGGCAAAAGCAGACGGATTATTCACACCGCTTACTGGAAAAACGTCTGCTCAGAAGGAGAAAATACTTCAAGGACTCGCTGCAGCAGGAATGCCATTACCTCTAGGTAAAACACCATCCGAAAAAAAAGTTCTTAAGAAAATAAGGGTAGTAGCTGGATTGCCACCTTTTCCAACTCCATCAGAAAGATTAGGAATGATAAGAAAGAAAGATAAAAGACTTGTCGTTACATCAGGAAAACTTGGCAAAGACAATGGAATTTCAGATGAAGAATTCAAAGAAACTGTTCATATTAAAACTACTTGTGACCGAGGTTGTGGCTgcgataaaaagaaaatcagattTAAAGATAGTTTTGTTAGAATCCGAGGTTCGACCCCGAATAATTCTTACACATGCCCTTGTCCTGAGAAACGTATTCCAGGAGTTAAAAGAAGATCGTACGTCGACAATGTAGGCGCTAGGGTTACGCTGGAGTCTGCTGATATCCACAGTAAACATTCAAAGAttgaaaaatacaatgaaagtAAAATGAAGccagttcaaattaaaaaagaagaaaaaatgcgaagtaataaatacaaaatgcaAAACCACAAAACGTATGACATCAATGATGATATTGGTTGTACGTTAAACACCACAAGTTCTGACGAAAGCCTTAATATAGTATCAGCAATCGGTACACCTTACATTGATTCGGAAAATGATTTACACTACTATTCACCACCTTATGAGAGATGGGCCTGTGAATCCAAAAGATTCGTTGACCCGACATGTATTTTTTGTGACCCTTTGAGTAAACTTTGTAACGAGCCCGTTTCAAAGAATTATATGGTAGCGGATAATCCCTACCACGGCAGTCCTTATtcaatttttgttgtaaaaagtGAAAGATCAGTAAGCTTAACTAAGAGCTCTTCCGAGAGTATGGATACGATTAGTGTGATGTCGTATGCAAGCAGTAGTGTCTCGTCTAATTCTGAGCATTATTTCGATTACCAGCTGTCCAACGAACTTTTTAGCAATAGCTCCTTTGAAACCTCCAACTGCTCTGCAAACAGCCTTTCCTACGATGTCGATGGGACACTAAGAAggtaa
- the LOC124645255 gene encoding uncharacterized protein LOC124645255 has translation MDQTQANTMCEKKEISTLKSKNGEPVVVINHLNSDRDITNMVDRLLSRSEFSYASSIFVVVPSDDNEADNSSDGRNSTICVQMSANPMKWKRLNSSEYDLSQLRNSSTAHGVRISAKGKKFLMEGLPTTVVSFHNKETMIEYHETIQRVDSIRRQIERTKNKLCQVTTPNEIVETFGNCHVVGTDTTADRPCCCAPKPIEYSDYSCNDTCVANVTSKQVTPLLVDHGLNSDPFRSPGLSMKSHDSIEPLNVSTIPIVAAPVESSNSPLATNKPTEETGKEPNIKPCQCTTEKLTALLQKAVNTSLLLNMKSTGCGGTENLPPPQPHCPVSGQMPPEPGKFDDCPTCLHPPEVDLCGCDESKKPVKLKSKCPCPWRHPRSRMTSPAGLIPGELAKVSQGLYSPADPIHQGAQTHQCGAAGESVQTKTGETCTQAGTKQTRFTSSVGTCTDPNNDCPCKRGKKKRKIICKCHESEQESTLESDSQVTPPETQWVSVDVTDVERVDEREVMKLKSGLTERVSGFKMHQKKRPPAPTSPPPEEEIEYTLDDALRYYAAVNPDLFRTIVEEQQIMIKPQGNKNKKGRKGKKSKQKVECECPSEVPAPPPPSSATKQAPQQPLGITPIMSQSAPSDGQGEEDEGPFRGLKFKMAGKGSVSPGLAGICCFDLFQESFTTW, from the exons ATGGATCAAACACAAGCAAATACAATGTgtgaaaaaaaggaaataagtACACTAAAGAGTAAAAATGGCGAACCAGTAGTGGTAATAAACCACCTAAATAGCGATCGAGATATAACAAATATGGTTGATCGACTTTTGTCAAGGAGTGAATTTTCTTATGCCTCGTCAATATTTGTTGTTGTACCATCTGATGACAATGAAGCAGATAACTCGTCTGATGGTCGCAATTCTACTATTTGCGTACAAATGAGTGCAAATCCTATGAAATGGAAAAGACTGAATTCATCCGAATACG ATTTATCGCAACTGAGGAATTCGTCCACTGCGCATGGCGTAAGAATATCTGCAAagggaaaaaagtttttaatggagGGCCTGCCGACAACAGTAGTATCTTTTCATAACAAGGAAACCATGATCGAATATCATGAAACAATCCAGAGAGTAGATTCAATCCGGAGACAGATAGAAAGGACGAAGAACAAGCTTTGTCAAGTAACAACTCCTAATGAGATTGTGGAAACATTTGGGAATTGCCATGTCGTGGGTACCGACACGACTGCAGACAGACCCTGCTGTTGCGCTCCCAAACCCATTGAGTACTCCGACTACAGCTGCAACGATACATGCGTAGCGAATGTCACTTCCAAGCAAGTAACACCTCTTCTGGTTGATCATG GTCTGAATAGCGATCCATTCCGTTCACCAGGATTAAGCATGAAGTCGCATGACTCGATTGAGCCCTTAAATGTATCAACCATTCCAATAGTGGCTGCCCCTGTTGAAAGTTCCAATTCTCCTTTAGCAACTAATAAACCTACTGAAGAGACAGGAAAAGAACCAAATATTAAACCGTGCCAATGCACTACAGAAAAGTTGACGGCATTGCTACAAAAAGCCGTCAATACTAGTCTGTTACTGAATATGAAGTCTACTGGATGTGGAGGAACTGAGAATCTCCCACCCCCACAACCTCATTGCCCAGTTTCTGGACAGATGCCACCAGAACCAG GTAAATTTGACGATTGTCCCACTTGCTTGCATCCACCAGAAGTCGACTTATGTGGTTGTGACGAATCCAAGAAACCAGTAAAACTTAAATCAAAATGCCCCTGTCCGTGGCGCCATCCACGCTCCCGAATGACCTCTCCAGCTGGCCTCATTCCAGGTGAACTAGCCAAGGTGAGCCAGGGCCTGTATAGTCCGGCGGATCCAATACATCAGGGTGCGCAGACGCACCAATGTGGTGCAGCAGGAGAGTCGGTGCAGACAAAAACGGGGGAAACTTGTACTCAAGCAggcacaaaacaaacaagattTACCTCTTCCGTCGGCACATGCACTGACCCCAATAATGATTGTCCCTGTAAACGGGGAAAGAAGAAAAGGAAGATCATATGTAAGTGTCACGAGTCAGAACAAGAGTCAACTCTTGAATCCGATTCACAAGTAACTCCACCAGAAACACAGTGGGTTAGTGTTGATGTTACCGATGTTGAAAGGGTCGATGAAAGAGAGGTTATGAAGTTAAAGTCAGGTTTAACGGAGAGAGTTTCAGGATTCAAAATGCATCAGAAGAAACGTCCGCCGGCCCCGACCTCACCCCCGCCTGAAGAGGAGATTGAGTACACCCTCGACGATGCCCTTAGGTACTACGCAGCTGTTAACCCAGACCTATTCCGAACAATAGTTGAAGAACAACAGATTATGATAAAACCACaaggaaacaaaaacaaaaaaggacGTAAAGGTAAGAAAAGTAAACAGAAAGTGGAATGTGAGTGCCCGTCTGAAGTCCCAGCTCCGCCTCCACCATCTTCTGCTACCAAGCAAGCCCCTCAGCAGCCACTTGGTATCACACCGATCATGTCACAATCTGCACCATCAGACGGCCAAGGTGAAGAGGACGAAGGCCCATTTCGAGGACTGAAATTTAAAATGGCTGGCAAAGGTTCTGTGTCCCCAGGACTCGCTGGGATTTGTTGCTTCGATCTATTTCAAGAATCGTTTACGACGTGGTGA